A portion of the Lolium rigidum isolate FL_2022 chromosome 1, APGP_CSIRO_Lrig_0.1, whole genome shotgun sequence genome contains these proteins:
- the LOC124680727 gene encoding myb-related protein Zm38-like, protein MGRSPCCEKAHTNKGAWTREEDERLVAHVRAHGEGCWRSLPGAAGLLRCGKSCRLRWINYLRPDLKRGNFTRDEDDLIVKLHAVLGNKWSLIAARLPGRTDNEIKNYWNTHIRRKLLGKGIDPVTHRPVATPTAVSFAQAVPEAPKPPQLVLSPPVPTTATPKEEQESKVPRCPDLNLDLCISLPFQQEEQIRPPPPAARAHAKPVKTEPMPLQGGGALCFRCGLGRAAECVCSSNFLGLRAGMLDFRSLPMK, encoded by the coding sequence ATGGGGCGGTCGCCGTGCTGCGAGAAGGCGCACACCAACAAGGGCGCGTGGACGCGGGAGGAGGACGAGCGGCTGGTGGCCCACGTGCGCGCGCACGGGGAAGGCTGCTGGCGCTCGCTGCCCGGCGCCGCCGGCCTGCTGCGCTGCGGCAAGAGCTGCCGCCTCCGCTGGATCAACTACCTCCGGCCCGACCTCAAGCGCGGCAACTTCACCCGCGACGAGGACGACCTCATCGTCAAGCTCCACGCCGTGCTCGGCAACAAGTGGTCGCTCATCGCCGCCAGGCTCCCCGGCAGGACCGACAACGAGATCAAGAACTACTGGAACACGCACATCAGGCGGAAGCTCCTCGGGAAAGGGATCGACCCCGTCACGCACCGCCCCGTCGCCACGCCCACCGCCGTGTCCTTCGCGCAGGCAGTCCCTGAGGCGCCCAAGCCACCGCAGCTTGTTCTGTCCCCGCCGGTGCCGACGACCGCGACCccgaaggaggagcaggagagcAAGGTGCCCAGGTGCCCGGACCTCAACCTGGACCTGTGCATCAGCCTTCCGTTCCAACAGGAGGAGCAGATACGTCCCCCGCCGCCGGCGGCTAGAGCGCACGCGAAGCCGGTGAAGACGGAGCCTATGCCTCTGCAGGGCGGTGGCGCCCTCTGCTTCCGCTGCGGCCTGGGCCGAGCTGCCGAGTGCGTGTGCAGCAGCAACTTCCTCGGCCTCAGGGCCGGCATGCTCGACTTCAGAAGCCTCCCGATGAAGTGA